Proteins encoded within one genomic window of Prochlorococcus marinus str. MIT 9515:
- the cobO gene encoding cob(I)yrinic acid a,c-diamide adenosyltransferase, with translation MPSEEQTSSRKTTSLDLQAKKLGIGGKLSPENDESLYKKRMQQRKEVQSKRLKERKTKKGLLVVFTGNGKGKTTASLGMALRTIGHGHKVAIIQFIKGGWTTGEEKALKMLSPDISWHALGEGFTWETQDRIRDEELVKGAWQVAKTFIKDESYKLIILDEINIATKLGYLSPKEIITFIQSVNKRKNHIVLTGRGASESIINQADLVTEMKLIKHPFKEQGIKAQKCIEF, from the coding sequence ATGCCAAGTGAAGAACAAACCTCTTCTAGGAAAACAACCAGTCTAGATCTTCAGGCTAAAAAACTTGGGATTGGAGGAAAGTTATCTCCTGAAAACGATGAGAGCCTTTATAAAAAAAGAATGCAACAAAGAAAAGAGGTTCAATCAAAGAGATTAAAAGAAAGGAAAACAAAAAAAGGATTATTAGTTGTTTTTACTGGTAATGGCAAAGGGAAAACAACTGCCTCCTTAGGTATGGCTTTAAGAACTATTGGCCATGGTCATAAAGTAGCTATTATTCAATTTATTAAGGGTGGTTGGACTACTGGTGAAGAAAAAGCACTTAAAATGTTATCCCCAGATATTTCTTGGCATGCATTAGGAGAGGGATTCACATGGGAAACACAAGATAGAATAAGGGACGAAGAATTAGTTAAAGGAGCTTGGCAAGTTGCTAAAACATTCATCAAAGATGAATCTTATAAACTAATAATCCTTGATGAAATTAATATCGCAACAAAACTTGGGTATCTTTCTCCAAAAGAAATAATTACTTTCATACAAAGTGTAAATAAAAGAAAAAATCATATTGTTTTAACTGGTAGAGGGGCTTCCGAATCAATAATTAATCAAGCAGATCTAGTAACAGAGATGAAATTAATTAAGCATCCCTTTAAAGAGCAAGGTATAAAAGCTCAGAAATGCATTGAGTTTTAG